A window of Bacillota bacterium genomic DNA:
CGGCCACTTCGGCGTGGAGAATGTTGATCCGCAGGTCGTAGTCCTTGACCAGGTGGTAAGTGATGGGCTTCCCGGCCCGGTTGGGCGGGAAACGAAGGAGAGCCTTGATCCGCTTCATCGGGCGCCACCCCCCGCGACGTTGGCGGCTTGGGAGCCGGCCTTGACCTCGAGCCCCTTGGGATTGGCCGTCGCCGGCAACTGGGCCACCGGCTGGGTGAGCAAAAAGTCGCCGCCGGCGATCCAGCCCTTCAGGACGTCGGCGATCTCCCGGGCCACCTTCAGGCTGGACAGGGGGGCCGTCGGTACCTCGCGGCCGTTCAGGGTGATGCTCCCGCGACGCAACTCGGCGTAGGAGACGCGGCCCAGGCACGGCCGGTCACGGGAGGGCACGCTGTAGTCATAGACCTTGGTGAAGATCTCGCTGTTCTTGACGGCCACCGAACGGACCATCTCTTCGTCGAGGATGGGGATGGGGATGCCGATGCCGACGTACATGCTGACCCCGTAGCGCTCGAAGGTGGCCGCCCGGATGAAGCGCGGGCTCATCTCCTTGAGGTTGCCGATGACCGCCAGGGTGGCCGCGTTCTGCAGGGGGACGCCGTTCTCGGCCCGCGGGCGCGACGGGTTGTGCTGCGTGCCCGGCCAGGCCACGAAACCCTGGGTGCCGCCGAGGAAGATCCGCGTGCCGATGCCGATGGTCCGGTAGTACGGGTCCTTGAGCAGCGGGCTGAGTTCGCCCGAGGTGCTGTAGGTGACGTTCCCGCAGCGCGGCTGGAGGACGCCCATGTAGGTGTAGAGGGTCCGATCCGAGGTGTTGGTCGCCGCGGCGTAGTTCTGGTAGGCGTTGCGCGGGTTGTAGAGATAGGCCTCGTTGATCTCGTCCTTGGTGATGACCGTCTCGATCTCCGTCCGCGGGTAGCAGTCGGTGCCGTAGGAGGTGGCCCGCAGCTTGACCGGCCTGCCGGCGATGAGGTCCTCGATGACGTGGGCTCCGCCATACTCGAGCCCCCTGGTCTCCGAGGGCTGGGTGGCCCCGATGTAGGTGTCGACGGCGGCCAGCCCGCCGTAGGCCTCGACGTCGTTGAGCCAGATCTTGCCCATCTTGATCGGCGGGTCGGCGTGGCCGAAGTTGAGGAAGGCCCCGGACGAGCACATCGCCCCGAAGGTGGCCGTCGTCACCACATCGACCTCTCTGGCCGCCTCGGCCGGGCCCTTCTCGTCGACGATCCTGATGATCTCCTCGGCCGTGACGACCACGGCCTTCTTCTTGTGGATCCTCTCGTTGATCTCCTCGAGACTCTTGACGCTCAAGCGGCATCCCCTCCTCAGATGATGAACGAATGAGGACGGCGGCCTCTCGGCGGCCGGCCTAAAGGAAAAATAAAAAAACCCTCCGAATGAAGGGTCGCAAGCAGACGCGCTCCGCCTTCACTCTCATCTTCCGGACCGTAGTCCGCAGGAATTGGCACCGTCCTCCGAATGGGGAGTGGTTGCCGTGGCATCATCGGGCCTGTCCCTCAGCCGCCTCTAGATGAAAGAGGGGTCTTATTCAGTTGCCCGCGGCGGCGGGGGCCGCCCCGGTGTTGCCTATGATGGTAGCACCCGTCAGGAGGGCTGTCAAGCGGGAATTTTCTCGCCCTCTCCGACCCGCCGCGGGGGCTCTCACGCCCGCCGCCGGGGCTCTCAGTTGAACTTCTGAGAGATCTTGGCTATACTAGTATTCGCGCCCAAGGGGGTTTGCGCAGGTGGAAGGAGACAGGAGGCGTCACCGCATGGTTGACCAAGGCGAAGTCAGGAAGGCCCTGAGCAAGGTCATGGACCCGGAACTCGGCCGCAGCCTGGAAGAGCTGGGCATGATCAAGGAAGTCAAGGTCGACGGGGGCAAGGTCGAAGTGACCGTCGCCCTGACCACCCCGTCCTGCCCGCTGAGGGGCGGCATCGAGGCCGACGTCAAGCAGGCCGTGGCCGCCGTGCCCGGGGTGGAGGACGTTCAGGTCCGCATGGGCCAGCTGTCGCCGGAGGAGCTGGCCAAGATCAGCGGTGGCCCCGGCGCCGAGGGAGGGCCGACCCAAGCCCAGCAACTCAGTCACATCGGCGTGGTGGTCGCCGTGATGAGCGGCAAGGGCGGCGTGGGGAAGTCCATGGTCACTTCGATGCTGGCCGTTTCCCTGGCCCGCGAGGGGAAGAAGGTCGGCATCCTCGACGCCGACATCACCGGCCCGAGCATCCCGCGGATGTTCGGCCTCAAAGGCCAGGCCGACGCGAGTGAGTTCGGGATCATCCCGGTGGCCACCCCCGACCTGGGCATCCAAGTCATGTCCATCAACCTGCTCCTCGGCCAGGAGGACCTGCCCGTCATCTGGCGCGGGCCGCTCATCTCCGGGGCCATCCGCCAGTTCTGGACCGACGTCGTCTGGGGCGACCTCGATGTCCTCCTGGTCGACCTGCCCCCCGGCACGTCCGACGCGCCCCTCACCGTGATGCAGGCCCTGCCCCTGTCCGGGGCGGTGGTCGTCTCCACCCCCCAGGACCTGGCCGGGATGGTCGTCCGCAAGGCCGTCAAGATGGCCAACCAGCTGGGCATCCCCATCCTGGGCGTGGTCGAGAATATGAGCTACTTCGCCTGCCCGGAATCGGGCAAGCGCCATGAGGTCTTCGGGCCAAGCCGCGGAGAAGAGTTGGCCCGGGCGGCCGACGCCCCGCTCCTCGCCCGCCTGCCCATCGATCCACAGCTGGCCCGGCTCTCCGACGCCGGCCGGATCGAGGACTACCGCTCGGACGACTTCGTCGCCATGGCCAGGACCATGCTCGAGGGGATCAAGAAGGGCGCCGGGGTCTGACCCCGCGCCCTCACCCGCGCCAGACCAAGAGCCACGAACCCAGCACGATCAGGGCCGCCGCCCCCAGGCGGCCCTTCACCTTCTCCCCGAACATGACCGCCCCGAGGAAGGCCGTGACGAACAGGGACAGGCTCGAGACGGGCTCGGCCACCGACAGCGGCAGGCCGACGATGGCATACAGTAGGAGCAGATAGGAGTAAGCGTTGACGATGCCGGCCAGGAAGGCCGTGACCGGCCGATCGAGCAGGAGTTCCCAGGCCTTGCGCAGCCGCCCCTGGAGGGCCAGGAGGATCCCCAGGCAGACGGTGATGGTCGAGTAGATGACCAGCGAGTAGGTGACCGGGTTGATCACCCCGAGGCCGCCCTTGTCGATGACCCGGGTCACCGCCAGCAAGGCGGCGTAGCCGATCATCGCCAGGGCCGGCGGGTAGCGGACCAAGGCGATAAATCCGCCAGCCGGGTGACGACTGACCGGGCGCCTGGCCGACGCCCGGGGTCCTCCCGGGGCCCGCAGCATCGATGCCCCCAGGATGATGGCCACCGTGCCGGCCAGCTTCAACAGACTAAAGGGCTCGCCGTAGATGAGGGCGGCCAGCACCAGGAGGAAGAGGCTGTTCAGGTTGGCCAATGGGCTGACCAGCGAGACCTCGCCGGTCGACAGGGAGTTGACATAAAGCACAAAGGCGAAGCTGTAGATGACCCCGCTGGGCAGGGCGAAGCGGAGGAAATCCGCCCGCGGCGGGCCGTAGATGGCGGCCACCGGCAACAAATAGAGCGCGGCCAGACCGAAGAAGACGAAGGTCGTCTCCACGCTGCCGCGCCCCTCGCCGAGACGCTTGACGAAGACCCGTTCTAATCCCAGAAGGACGATCCGACCGACCAGGGCCAAGTAGGAGAGGGTCACGGGCCACCTCGGAGAACCGCCCAGCGCCTAGGGGGAAGTCGCGGCGACCATCGCCACACCGCCAGAATCCGTTGGTGAGCCGATCGCCCAGTGAGCCGTCACGTCCAGGGTTCGCCGACACCTTGTAACCTTCCTGCTCGCCGGCTCACCCGCCCAGTCCCAGGAGCCACCGCCAGAACCCAACGATGGCCGCCGCGACCCGGGACAGTAGAAGCTCTATTCCGGTCCACAATCCCCTAGACCCGGCCCGTGACCCATTTATCGGTCCGAGCCGGCACCCGGTTGGTCCGTCCTGGGCGGCCCCGTTCCGATGACGACCACCCGCGGGCTGGCCCGGTAGGTGCTGATCCCCATATCGCGCCGCTCAGCCGCGGGCGGCGAGCCGATGACCAGCCAGCTGTGGACCTTGACCCCGTCCTGCCCCGGAGCCAATTCCCCGATCTCGCCCCTGGGCAGCTCCGGGTCGTCCTTGGACTCGGTCCACTTGGGGTAGGTCTCGAGGACCTGGTGCTCCCAGCGCACCGGCAGGCCCTTCTGGCGGCCGTAGATTGATACCGTCAGGACCTTGTTGGCGCCCACGGCATAGATCATCACCGGCGAGGACAGGTTATTGCGGAATTTGAAGTCCAGGGCTCCGTCGGAGACCGTCGCGTCCTGCCCGGCCTGCAGGTAGGGGACGGTCAGGCCGTGCTTGTGGCGCTCGACGACCTCGAGGTTGGCCATGACCACGGCGTTGTAAAGAGTCGTGGCCACCTGACAGACCCCGCCGCCGACGGAGGGGACGATGCGTTGACCGACGAACATCCTACCGAGGCCGTATCCGTTGGCCTGGCTGTATGGCCCGACGGCGGCGTTGTAGGAGAAGGTCTCGCCGGGCTTGACGACCACGCCCGACAGGTACGACGCGGCCAGGGCGATGTTGACCTCCTGAGACGGGATGGCGTGGCCATATCCCGTCGTGCAGGTTCCGACCATCACCGGCAGGTTCAGCTCGACCGTCCGGCGGCCGAGGTCGGTCAGGCTGAGGACGGGACTCGGGTTGGCCCGGGTCGGCGGCCCGGCGGCCAGGAGCGACGGCTCGGCCGCGGCCACCGCCGCCTCCTGGAGGTCCTCGGTGGTCAGGTCGAGTCGCGAGTAGACCTGGAGCTTGAAGGACTCCCACGACGACTGGTCGGTGCCGGCCGTCCCCGCGGCCAGGGGCACGGGGTGCAGCGACGAGAACAAGAGGAAGAAGACATACGGTAGGACGGCAGCCTTCATTCGGTAGCCTCGCTTTCGGTATCCATCAGCAGTCGATGCTTAGGGTGGCCTCGCCCATCCGGGGATATTCCGCCTGACGGGGGTGGATCATGACCGCCGATCACGAGCTGGGACAAGTCATTGCCGAGGAGATCGCCGCGAACGGGCCGATGACCTTCGCCCGTTACATGGAACTCTGCCTGTACCACCCGGCCCTGGGGTACTATCGCCGCCCAGACTTGAACATCGGCAAGGCCGGCGACTTCTACACCAGCCCCCAGGTGGGGGCGATCTTCGGCCGGACCCTGGCCCGCCAGGCGGAGGACGTCTGGTCGGCGGCCGGGAAGCCGGGCCAGTTCTGGGTGGTCGAGTACGGCGCCGGCACCGGGGCCCTGGCGGCGGATCTCATCGAAGCCCTGGCCGGGTCGCCGGCCGGTCCGGCCTTGCGCTACCTGATCATCGAGACCAGCGAGCGCCTCCGCGAAGTCCAGGCGGCGACCATCGCCGGGGTGCGGGGCGGGGGGGGCGATCGTCAAGGTCGGGGGGGCGAGTCCCTTCATCGCATCCCCGTTACCTGGGCCCCCGACCTCGGCCCCGTCGAGCGAGCCCCGGCCTGCGTGATCGCCAACGAACTGGTCGACGCCTTTCCCGTCCACGTGGTCCGGGGGAAGGGGCGCGGCGGCCGCGGCGGCCGTGACGCCCGTGGCACCCCTGGTGACTTGGAGGAGCTTTATGTAACCGACGGAAAGGATGGGCTGACCTTCCAATCCGGCCCTCCGTCCCGGCCCGAGCTGGCCTCCTACTTCAAGTGGCTCGGAGTCCGGCTGGCCGACGGTCAGCAGGCCGAGGCCAACCTCCAGGCCCTCGATTGGCTGGAGGAACTGGACGACGGGCTGACCCGGGGGGCGGCCCTCGTCATCGATTACGGCTACCTATCGCCCAGCCTCTACGATCCGGACTTCCGCTTCGACGGCACGGTGATGACCTACCACCGGCACCGGGCCGATCCCGACCCGTTCCAGTCACCCGGTGACCGGGACATCACCGCCCACGTCAACTTCTCGGCCCTCGGCAAACGGGCCAACGAATTGGGCTGGACGGTCGCCGGTTACGCCGACCAGCTGCACTTCCTGGTCAACCTGGGAATCCTCGATGCCATCTCCGCCGACCCGGGGGGCGGCCCCTCGCCGGAGGCCCGAGCGGCCAAGCAGCTGATCATGCCGGGCGGGATGGGCGAGCGATTCAAGGTCCTGGCCCTCTGCAAAGGCCTGGGCAATCCCAGTCTCAAAGGTTTTGGGGGGATCCTGCCCGGGCGGGCCGAGTAGGGGCTGAACCGCCTCCGGAATAGCCTAAAGAGAAAGGGCCTAATTCCCGATTTCCTGGAGGAGAATACTAGTTCGGGTGGAATGCTCAGAATTGAGAACGAAACCAGGGGGTGAGCAGAGCGTGACTGGCTTGGAACAGCTCAAGGAGACGCTGGTTCGCACCGTGACCGCCGATGACCTGATAAAGGCTCTGCTATGTGAAGTCGGCGCCGAGACTATCTCGAAAGACCCCGAGCGAATCCACGAGGCGTTCTACATGCTTCGGCAGGACTACCCAAAGTTGCTGTCGGACTTCCACTTTGACACCTCAGGTTTGAGCGCGTTTTCCGACTTGCTTGATAGAGTCTTGTTCCGCCTCGAAACCTCATCAGTCCTAGGAACAGTGAACCCGCGTTTCTCCGTCTATGAACTACGAGCTTCCATGAAGGACGAATTGAAGAGAACGGTGCTGCCCAAGTTTTCACCGGATACTCGTAAGGTGTTGCAGGAAGTGAGCCACAAGCTTGAGGAGCTTGTTAAGGACTAGGCTCCTCAAAGGTGGTGTTCATGGTTGACGGTCCTCGCGGATAACGTCAATGCCGTGGTCGAAGACTCACTAAGAAGCCATAGGCCGGAGACCATCAGGGCCCCGAAGGTGATTCACGACACCGTTCTGGGGTCCAACCTTTTTATGCCCCATGAGATAGCCGTCTTGGACTT
This region includes:
- a CDS encoding Mrp/NBP35 family ATP-binding protein translates to MVDQGEVRKALSKVMDPELGRSLEELGMIKEVKVDGGKVEVTVALTTPSCPLRGGIEADVKQAVAAVPGVEDVQVRMGQLSPEELAKISGGPGAEGGPTQAQQLSHIGVVVAVMSGKGGVGKSMVTSMLAVSLAREGKKVGILDADITGPSIPRMFGLKGQADASEFGIIPVATPDLGIQVMSINLLLGQEDLPVIWRGPLISGAIRQFWTDVVWGDLDVLLVDLPPGTSDAPLTVMQALPLSGAVVVSTPQDLAGMVVRKAVKMANQLGIPILGVVENMSYFACPESGKRHEVFGPSRGEELARAADAPLLARLPIDPQLARLSDAGRIEDYRSDDFVAMARTMLEGIKKGAGV
- a CDS encoding VanW family protein; the protein is MKAAVLPYVFFLLFSSLHPVPLAAGTAGTDQSSWESFKLQVYSRLDLTTEDLQEAAVAAAEPSLLAAGPPTRANPSPVLSLTDLGRRTVELNLPVMVGTCTTGYGHAIPSQEVNIALAASYLSGVVVKPGETFSYNAAVGPYSQANGYGLGRMFVGQRIVPSVGGGVCQVATTLYNAVVMANLEVVERHKHGLTVPYLQAGQDATVSDGALDFKFRNNLSSPVMIYAVGANKVLTVSIYGRQKGLPVRWEHQVLETYPKWTESKDDPELPRGEIGELAPGQDGVKVHSWLVIGSPPAAERRDMGISTYRASPRVVVIGTGPPRTDQPGAGSDR
- a CDS encoding homocysteine biosynthesis protein codes for the protein MSVKSLEEINERIHKKKAVVVTAEEIIRIVDEKGPAEAAREVDVVTTATFGAMCSSGAFLNFGHADPPIKMGKIWLNDVEAYGGLAAVDTYIGATQPSETRGLEYGGAHVIEDLIAGRPVKLRATSYGTDCYPRTEIETVITKDEINEAYLYNPRNAYQNYAAATNTSDRTLYTYMGVLQPRCGNVTYSTSGELSPLLKDPYYRTIGIGTRIFLGGTQGFVAWPGTQHNPSRPRAENGVPLQNAATLAVIGNLKEMSPRFIRAATFERYGVSMYVGIGIPIPILDEEMVRSVAVKNSEIFTKVYDYSVPSRDRPCLGRVSYAELRRGSITLNGREVPTAPLSSLKVAREIADVLKGWIAGGDFLLTQPVAQLPATANPKGLEVKAGSQAANVAGGGAR
- a CDS encoding SAM-dependent methyltransferase, which encodes MTADHELGQVIAEEIAANGPMTFARYMELCLYHPALGYYRRPDLNIGKAGDFYTSPQVGAIFGRTLARQAEDVWSAAGKPGQFWVVEYGAGTGALAADLIEALAGSPAGPALRYLIIETSERLREVQAATIAGVRGGGGDRQGRGGESLHRIPVTWAPDLGPVERAPACVIANELVDAFPVHVVRGKGRGGRGGRDARGTPGDLEELYVTDGKDGLTFQSGPPSRPELASYFKWLGVRLADGQQAEANLQALDWLEELDDGLTRGAALVIDYGYLSPSLYDPDFRFDGTVMTYHRHRADPDPFQSPGDRDITAHVNFSALGKRANELGWTVAGYADQLHFLVNLGILDAISADPGGGPSPEARAAKQLIMPGGMGERFKVLALCKGLGNPSLKGFGGILPGRAE
- a CDS encoding DMT family transporter — protein: MTLSYLALVGRIVLLGLERVFVKRLGEGRGSVETTFVFFGLAALYLLPVAAIYGPPRADFLRFALPSGVIYSFAFVLYVNSLSTGEVSLVSPLANLNSLFLLVLAALIYGEPFSLLKLAGTVAIILGASMLRAPGGPRASARRPVSRHPAGGFIALVRYPPALAMIGYAALLAVTRVIDKGGLGVINPVTYSLVIYSTITVCLGILLALQGRLRKAWELLLDRPVTAFLAGIVNAYSYLLLLYAIVGLPLSVAEPVSSLSLFVTAFLGAVMFGEKVKGRLGAAALIVLGSWLLVWRG